A window of the Corynebacterium minutissimum genome harbors these coding sequences:
- a CDS encoding glutamyl-tRNA reductase, translating into MSVLVVGMSHQSAPVALLEKLSMDDAVQNSACQTLVQADSLSEAMIISTCNRMEVYTVTNSFHTGVQDVVRTVAEVSGVDEEELRTYLYVRYADAAAEHLMTVTSGLDSMVVGEQQIIGQVRAAYQSATDQGTAGPRIHALAQSALRTGKRVHSETDIDEAGASMVSFAFDQALSRMGRERLDGARVLILGAGAMASLAASHAGRLGAQLVIANRTLARAQRVAQHAHEAGVYADVIDFADRAQELRSVDMAISATGAQDFTITAADVERYHVANRELMLVDLSLPRDIDDATAEAEGVDLVNIERLSKSLDAADTDIAAGTSPHVQARRIVTEELEAYASAQRVRDVVPAVSALRQRAANLVQCEIARLEQKHPELDERQLGDVNRALKRVADKLLHEPTVRAKQLAANSGTVSHETALQELFGLHLEGSGVAVDMTELPDAAQMKAAEKNKEEDA; encoded by the coding sequence ATGAGTGTGCTCGTCGTGGGCATGTCGCATCAGTCAGCGCCGGTAGCGCTGCTGGAAAAGCTGAGCATGGACGACGCCGTGCAGAATAGTGCCTGCCAGACCCTGGTTCAGGCGGATTCGCTCTCCGAGGCGATGATCATCTCCACATGTAACCGTATGGAGGTCTATACGGTTACTAATTCCTTCCATACGGGCGTCCAGGATGTCGTTCGCACTGTGGCCGAGGTGTCCGGGGTGGACGAGGAAGAACTGCGTACTTACCTGTACGTTCGCTATGCCGATGCCGCCGCTGAGCACCTCATGACGGTGACCTCCGGGCTGGATTCGATGGTGGTAGGCGAGCAGCAGATTATCGGACAGGTTCGCGCCGCCTACCAGTCCGCCACGGATCAGGGCACTGCAGGTCCACGAATCCATGCCTTGGCGCAGTCGGCACTGCGCACCGGCAAGCGCGTTCATTCTGAGACGGATATCGATGAGGCGGGTGCGTCCATGGTGTCCTTCGCTTTTGATCAGGCGTTGAGCCGCATGGGGCGGGAGCGGCTGGATGGTGCCCGTGTGCTCATCCTGGGGGCGGGCGCGATGGCGTCGCTCGCGGCCAGCCATGCGGGTCGGCTTGGTGCGCAGCTGGTCATTGCGAACCGGACGCTTGCGCGCGCGCAGCGCGTCGCCCAGCATGCACACGAAGCGGGTGTGTATGCGGATGTCATCGACTTTGCCGACCGTGCTCAAGAACTCCGCAGCGTGGACATGGCCATTTCCGCCACCGGTGCGCAAGATTTCACCATTACGGCTGCCGACGTTGAGCGCTACCACGTTGCCAACCGTGAACTGATGCTCGTGGACTTGTCCCTGCCACGCGATATCGATGATGCGACGGCTGAGGCCGAAGGGGTTGACCTGGTCAATATTGAGCGCCTGAGCAAATCCCTCGACGCCGCCGATACCGATATCGCTGCTGGAACCAGCCCGCACGTCCAGGCGCGGCGCATCGTCACCGAGGAGCTGGAGGCCTATGCCTCCGCCCAACGCGTGCGCGATGTCGTACCGGCGGTGTCGGCACTACGCCAGCGAGCTGCCAACCTCGTGCAGTGCGAAATCGCACGTTTAGAGCAGAAGCACCCAGAGCTGGATGAGCGCCAACTGGGTGACGTGAACCGTGCGCTCAAGCGCGTGGCCGACAAACTCCTCCATGAGCCCACGGTCCGCGCGAAGCAGTTGGCGGCGAATTCCGGTACGGTCAGCCACGAAACCGCACTTCAGGAACTCTTCGGGTTGCACCTCGAAGGCAGCGGCGTGGCCGTGGATATGACGGAGCTACCGGATGCCGCACAGATGAAAGCCGCGGAAAAGAACAAAGAAGAGGACGCATAA
- the hemC gene encoding hydroxymethylbilane synthase → MLKIGTRGSLLATTQAGHVRDWLKEAGYEAELHIVTTPGDVNMAPVERIGVGVFTQALREAVDRGECDIAVHSFKDLPTAADDRFDLVVPERQDTREALIARDGLTLKELPEGARVGTSAPRRISQLRALRPDLDIRPLRGNIDTRMGKVTSGELDAVLLAYAGLVRAGYAERATEVFDPEFFMPAPAQGALAIEAVKGTEAAQAIALLADVPAIAATRAERTVLSELEAGCTAPVAATSHWEGEELVVRGGVFALDGSRQLIAQAQGKAEDAQVLGRAVSEDLFAQGAAELLAN, encoded by the coding sequence ATGTTGAAGATCGGTACCCGAGGTTCCCTGCTCGCCACCACGCAGGCGGGTCACGTACGGGACTGGCTCAAAGAAGCTGGCTACGAGGCCGAACTGCACATTGTGACAACGCCGGGTGATGTCAACATGGCACCCGTCGAGCGCATCGGCGTGGGCGTGTTTACGCAAGCCCTGCGTGAGGCCGTAGACCGCGGTGAGTGCGACATTGCCGTGCATTCTTTCAAGGACCTGCCGACGGCTGCCGACGACCGCTTTGACCTCGTGGTTCCGGAGCGCCAGGACACGCGCGAGGCGCTCATCGCCCGCGATGGCCTCACGCTGAAGGAGCTGCCAGAGGGTGCGCGCGTGGGAACCTCTGCTCCGCGCCGTATCAGCCAGCTCAGGGCGTTGCGCCCGGACCTGGACATTCGTCCGCTGCGCGGCAACATTGATACCCGCATGGGCAAGGTGACTAGCGGTGAGCTTGATGCCGTGCTCTTGGCCTACGCCGGTCTTGTGCGTGCGGGCTACGCCGAGCGTGCTACCGAAGTTTTCGACCCGGAGTTCTTCATGCCCGCCCCGGCGCAGGGAGCGCTCGCAATCGAGGCAGTGAAAGGTACTGAGGCTGCGCAGGCCATTGCGCTGCTTGCCGACGTCCCCGCTATCGCCGCCACCCGCGCCGAGCGCACCGTGCTGTCCGAGCTGGAGGCTGGCTGCACCGCTCCAGTCGCGGCGACCTCCCATTGGGAAGGCGAAGAACTCGTCGTACGCGGTGGTGTGTTCGCCCTCGATGGCTCCCGCCAGCTCATTGCCCAGGCGCAAGGGAAGGCTGAGGATGCGCAGGTGTTGGGTCGCGCGGTGTCTGAGGACCTCTTCGCGCAGGGAGCTGCGGAGCTGCTTGCTAACTAA
- a CDS encoding uroporphyrinogen-III synthase, protein MSNAVPDTQAEVGKVVFVGAGPGNPDLLTVRAREVLETSAIAVTDAEVSSGVREMVALQVPVPQELLDAAAEEYERICAAAREAGARRKPPRPAPPTAAVFEEPEGDVVKQLRGALERAEGRDVIRLVTGNPLNRESIKAEISAVANAGMEFQVVPGMSLPSTVPSFAGIALGATYTEADITEGADWDELASATQPLVLQATADDLPVISRELVERGMPAETEAYVTVHGTTRLQRTHETTLGTLGKLDAELPGVLVVTLGRSFDDRSKYSWWENRSLYGWRVLVPRTKEQAAAMSARLAGHGAIPQSVPTISVEPPRNPAQMDRAIKGIVEGRYKWIVFTSVNAVSAVWDKIAELGLDARDFAGVHLAAVGQKTADAIRAKGMIPEVMPKPTKQNAEGLVEVFPTYVEDIDAVGRVLLPRADIAGDVLVDGLLDLGWEVDDVVAYRTVRAAPPAAEIRDMIKSGGFDAVAFTSPSTVRNLVGIAGKPHARTIIACIGPSTKAAAEEVGLRVDVVPEIADVPMLVDALADHVAALRAAGNLPAPRKKRRSRKKTASTTSGRS, encoded by the coding sequence ATGAGCAATGCCGTGCCGGATACCCAGGCTGAAGTGGGCAAAGTTGTTTTCGTCGGCGCCGGCCCTGGCAACCCTGATCTGCTAACTGTCCGCGCCCGCGAGGTTCTGGAAACGTCTGCCATCGCTGTGACGGACGCTGAAGTTTCCTCCGGCGTGCGTGAGATGGTCGCCCTACAGGTACCGGTGCCGCAAGAACTTCTCGACGCCGCCGCGGAAGAATACGAGCGCATCTGCGCCGCCGCGAGGGAAGCAGGAGCTCGTCGTAAGCCGCCACGTCCGGCACCGCCAACGGCGGCGGTGTTTGAGGAACCTGAGGGGGACGTCGTCAAGCAACTGCGTGGCGCGCTTGAACGCGCTGAGGGCCGCGACGTGATTCGCCTCGTCACGGGTAATCCGCTCAACCGTGAGTCCATCAAGGCGGAGATTTCTGCCGTGGCGAATGCCGGAATGGAGTTTCAGGTGGTACCGGGCATGTCTCTGCCGTCGACGGTGCCGTCCTTTGCGGGCATTGCTCTGGGAGCGACGTATACCGAGGCCGATATTACGGAAGGCGCTGACTGGGACGAGCTGGCATCCGCGACGCAGCCGCTCGTTCTGCAGGCCACTGCTGATGACTTGCCGGTGATTTCTCGCGAGCTGGTGGAGCGCGGTATGCCCGCCGAGACCGAGGCATATGTCACCGTGCATGGCACGACGCGTCTGCAGCGTACCCATGAGACGACTCTGGGTACTTTGGGCAAGCTCGATGCGGAGTTGCCGGGCGTACTCGTGGTGACCTTGGGACGCAGCTTTGATGACCGGTCGAAGTATTCGTGGTGGGAAAACCGTTCCCTGTACGGCTGGCGCGTGCTGGTGCCGCGCACGAAGGAGCAGGCGGCGGCGATGAGCGCCCGCCTAGCAGGGCACGGCGCTATTCCGCAGTCGGTGCCCACTATTTCTGTGGAGCCGCCGCGCAACCCGGCGCAGATGGACCGCGCTATTAAGGGCATCGTGGAGGGCCGCTACAAGTGGATTGTCTTCACCTCCGTCAACGCGGTGAGCGCGGTGTGGGACAAGATTGCCGAGCTCGGCCTTGATGCTCGCGACTTCGCCGGCGTGCACCTTGCTGCGGTGGGGCAGAAGACCGCCGATGCCATTCGTGCGAAAGGCATGATCCCGGAGGTCATGCCGAAGCCCACGAAGCAGAATGCGGAGGGCCTCGTGGAGGTTTTCCCGACTTACGTGGAGGACATCGATGCGGTGGGCCGCGTGCTGCTGCCACGTGCCGACATCGCTGGTGATGTGCTGGTTGATGGCCTGTTGGACTTGGGCTGGGAAGTCGATGACGTCGTGGCCTACCGCACCGTACGTGCGGCCCCTCCGGCGGCGGAAATCCGAGACATGATCAAGTCTGGTGGCTTCGACGCTGTGGCCTTTACTTCGCCGTCCACGGTGCGCAACCTCGTGGGCATCGCGGGCAAGCCGCATGCGCGTACCATCATCGCGTGCATTGGGCCCTCCACCAAGGCTGCGGCCGAGGAGGTGGGCCTGCGTGTAGACGTCGTCCCGGAGATCGCCGATGTGCCGATGCTTGTCGACGCCCTCGCGGACCACGTCGCCGCCCTCCGCGCTGCCGGCAATTTGCCTGCTCCCCGCAAGAAGCGCCGCTCCCGGAAGAAGACTGCATCGACCACATCTGGGCGGTCCTAG
- the hemB gene encoding porphobilinogen synthase — MSIVRRPRRLRQTPALRNLVAETSLRPSDLILPMFVVDGLDAPRDIPSMPGVQQHTVDSLKRAAHEALDAGVTCVDLFGVPREEDKDATGSVAWDPQGILNVAIAELRQEFGDDLIVMADTCLDEFTSHGHCGVLDDQGRVLNDETVELYQDMARSQARAGAHMVSPSGMMDGQIAAIREALDEAGHEDVAIMAYSAKYASAFFGPFRDAVGSSLEGDRRTYQQDPRNYRESMLEVDLDIEEGADIVMVKPGLPYLDVLAGAVERSAVPVAVYQVSGEYAMIQAASQNGWIDGEAVMLESLTAFKRAGADQILTYFATDAARLLA; from the coding sequence ATGAGCATTGTTCGCCGCCCCCGTCGTCTGCGTCAGACTCCGGCACTCCGGAACTTGGTTGCGGAAACGTCGCTGCGTCCTTCCGACCTCATCCTTCCGATGTTCGTCGTCGACGGGCTGGATGCGCCCCGCGATATCCCGTCCATGCCAGGTGTGCAGCAGCACACCGTAGATTCCCTCAAGCGCGCCGCACACGAGGCTCTTGATGCTGGCGTGACCTGCGTCGACCTTTTCGGTGTTCCGCGCGAGGAAGACAAGGATGCGACTGGCTCCGTGGCCTGGGATCCGCAGGGCATCCTCAACGTAGCTATTGCGGAACTGCGTCAGGAATTCGGCGATGACCTCATCGTCATGGCGGATACCTGCCTGGATGAATTCACCTCTCACGGGCACTGCGGTGTGCTCGATGACCAGGGCCGCGTGCTTAACGACGAAACCGTGGAGCTCTACCAGGACATGGCTCGCTCCCAAGCCCGCGCCGGCGCACACATGGTGAGCCCGTCCGGCATGATGGATGGCCAGATCGCCGCCATCCGTGAGGCTCTCGATGAGGCTGGCCACGAGGACGTCGCCATCATGGCTTATTCGGCCAAGTACGCCTCGGCCTTCTTTGGGCCTTTCCGCGACGCTGTGGGCTCGTCCCTGGAAGGCGATCGCCGCACCTACCAGCAGGACCCGCGCAATTACCGCGAATCCATGTTGGAAGTGGACCTCGACATCGAAGAGGGCGCGGACATCGTCATGGTGAAGCCAGGCCTGCCGTACCTCGATGTGCTGGCGGGTGCTGTTGAGCGTTCCGCCGTTCCGGTTGCCGTTTACCAGGTGTCCGGTGAGTACGCGATGATTCAGGCGGCCTCCCAGAACGGGTGGATTGACGGCGAGGCCGTTATGCTGGAGTCCTTGACCGCGTTCAAGCGCGCTGGTGCGGATCAGATTCTGACGTACTTCGCCACGGACGCTGCCCGCCTGCTCGCATAA
- a CDS encoding tellurium resistance protein TerC, which yields MTDRPGPADYNRSPRRKKKKGDQDYSSWPSQLRIAYWLFVVGAVVMLTAGMVGLFGSYSRINNPDLSMEQVDYIRFNTRFAAISHIVSAVVIAACSAQLASGWVWARRIITAVSVYAMFVSVAALIAGVGGMALLIIPLVLMVGMYFLFHPESTAFIKARRAERS from the coding sequence ATGACCGATCGCCCAGGCCCCGCGGACTATAACCGCAGCCCTCGCCGGAAAAAGAAGAAGGGCGATCAGGACTATTCCTCGTGGCCCTCGCAGCTGCGCATTGCCTATTGGCTCTTCGTTGTCGGAGCCGTCGTTATGCTCACCGCTGGCATGGTGGGCCTGTTTGGTTCTTATTCCCGGATCAACAACCCGGACTTGAGCATGGAGCAGGTGGACTATATCCGCTTCAATACCCGCTTTGCCGCCATCTCTCATATCGTCAGCGCGGTGGTTATCGCGGCGTGCTCTGCGCAACTGGCTAGTGGCTGGGTATGGGCTCGCCGCATCATCACGGCAGTGTCGGTCTATGCCATGTTCGTTAGTGTGGCTGCGCTCATCGCCGGTGTGGGTGGAATGGCGTTGCTGATTATTCCTTTGGTGCTCATGGTGGGGATGTACTTCCTCTTCCATCCAGAATCCACGGCCTTCATCAAGGCCCGCCGTGCTGAGCGGTCGTAA
- the hemE gene encoding uroporphyrinogen decarboxylase, giving the protein MSRLSAAPLIEAASGRTPSRPPVWFMRQAGRSLPEYRKVREGIDMLDSCFMPELLAEITLQPVRRHDVDGAILFSDIVVPLKAAGVGVEIVPGRGPVMDAPVRTKEDVANLPVLDVDVPEVRQGIEIILNELTDKQALIGFVGAPFTLASYLIEGGPSKNHERTKALMHSEPDTWHRLMERLTPTIIAFLELQLDAGIDAMQLFDSWAGYLNERDYREFVLPYSAQILKAAEGRVPRIHFGVGTGELLGAMSEAGSEVMGVDYRVIMDAAAARVNADILQGNLDPAVLFAGDDAVRQAVRTIKSEVDSARARGDVKGHIWNLGHGVLPTTDADAITRAVAIIHEEG; this is encoded by the coding sequence ATGTCTCGACTGTCTGCCGCGCCGCTTATTGAGGCCGCTTCCGGCCGTACCCCGTCCCGCCCGCCCGTCTGGTTTATGCGCCAGGCGGGTCGTTCCTTGCCGGAATACCGCAAGGTTCGCGAGGGAATCGACATGTTGGATTCCTGTTTCATGCCAGAGCTGCTGGCGGAGATTACCCTGCAGCCGGTGCGCCGCCACGACGTTGATGGCGCCATTCTCTTCAGCGATATCGTTGTCCCGCTCAAGGCAGCGGGCGTGGGCGTAGAGATCGTCCCCGGTCGCGGCCCCGTCATGGATGCCCCAGTGCGCACCAAGGAGGACGTGGCCAACCTGCCGGTTCTCGACGTTGACGTGCCCGAGGTCCGCCAAGGCATCGAGATCATCCTGAACGAGCTCACCGACAAGCAGGCCCTCATCGGCTTCGTCGGCGCGCCTTTTACCCTGGCTAGCTACCTCATCGAAGGTGGGCCCTCGAAGAATCACGAGCGCACCAAGGCGCTGATGCATTCCGAGCCGGACACCTGGCACCGTCTCATGGAGCGCCTGACCCCGACGATCATCGCCTTCCTTGAGCTACAACTCGATGCTGGCATTGACGCCATGCAGCTCTTCGATTCCTGGGCGGGCTACCTCAACGAGCGCGATTACCGCGAATTCGTGCTGCCGTATTCGGCACAGATCCTCAAGGCCGCTGAAGGCCGCGTGCCGCGTATCCACTTCGGCGTGGGCACGGGGGAATTGCTCGGCGCGATGTCGGAGGCCGGCTCCGAGGTCATGGGCGTGGACTACCGCGTGATCATGGACGCGGCGGCTGCCCGCGTCAACGCCGACATCCTGCAGGGCAACCTTGACCCCGCCGTGCTCTTTGCTGGCGACGACGCTGTGCGCCAAGCCGTGCGTACCATCAAGTCTGAAGTCGATTCTGCACGCGCTCGCGGCGACGTGAAGGGACATATCTGGAACCTCGGCCACGGGGTTCTGCCGACAACCGACGCCGACGCCATCACCCGCGCCGTCGCCATCATCCACGAGGAGGGCTAA
- a CDS encoding protoporphyrinogen oxidase: MKIAIIGAGLAGLSAAWELRSHEVYVFEAAERIGGKLHTVPFNGGPTDMGAEAFIRRRQDAVDFFTELGLHESIVEPNAELRPRVYTGGELHFLPQGGVMGIPSQPQDFFSAATNERITNEQPFEWEIGGDVSVGKLVRQQYGDDVVDHVVSALLGGVYSCVADDLGLRATLPHLAATLDTMAQDGPVTLSAAIKQIESGRSPAEGSVFGTFKGGYAELYEALAEKSGAQIHLDTFISGVTRKGDAFEVKGAPGELGPFDRVLFATPAPTTARLLKAVAPEAAEHLSTIQLASSVVVGFNFASATDPEGNALPDATGILVASDEPDLRAKAFTLSSNKWPHLGEREGFLVRASFGRFGDDALVRADEDDLVDYALDDLQKITGFDGRAAGVEEIYTQRWFGGIPRYDEKYLSTLAAVRAALADVSGIAATGAWAGGVGVPAVIADARAAAQGLVS; this comes from the coding sequence ATGAAGATCGCGATCATCGGTGCTGGACTAGCAGGACTCAGCGCCGCCTGGGAGCTGCGTTCCCACGAGGTTTACGTTTTCGAGGCGGCCGAGCGCATCGGAGGAAAACTGCACACCGTGCCGTTTAACGGCGGGCCGACCGACATGGGCGCGGAAGCCTTTATCCGCCGCCGCCAAGACGCCGTCGATTTCTTCACCGAGCTGGGCCTACATGAGTCCATCGTGGAACCCAATGCAGAGCTGCGCCCGCGCGTGTATACCGGCGGCGAGCTGCACTTCCTCCCGCAAGGCGGGGTCATGGGTATTCCGTCCCAGCCGCAGGACTTCTTCTCTGCGGCCACCAACGAGCGCATCACCAACGAGCAGCCTTTCGAGTGGGAGATTGGCGGTGATGTGTCCGTCGGTAAGCTCGTGCGCCAGCAGTACGGCGATGACGTCGTCGATCACGTGGTGTCTGCGCTGCTCGGTGGCGTCTACTCCTGCGTTGCCGATGACCTGGGCCTGCGCGCCACGCTTCCGCACTTGGCGGCGACCTTGGACACTATGGCGCAGGATGGCCCGGTGACGCTGTCTGCTGCGATTAAGCAGATCGAGTCTGGCCGCAGCCCCGCTGAGGGTTCCGTCTTTGGCACCTTCAAGGGCGGCTACGCCGAACTCTACGAGGCACTGGCGGAAAAATCCGGCGCGCAGATTCACCTCGATACGTTCATCTCTGGCGTTACTCGCAAGGGCGATGCCTTTGAGGTCAAGGGCGCGCCCGGAGAACTCGGGCCCTTCGACCGCGTGCTCTTTGCCACCCCTGCCCCAACGACCGCGCGACTGCTCAAGGCCGTAGCTCCGGAGGCCGCTGAACACCTATCCACGATTCAGTTGGCCTCCTCCGTGGTCGTCGGCTTCAACTTTGCTTCCGCCACGGACCCAGAGGGCAACGCGCTTCCCGACGCCACCGGCATCCTCGTCGCCTCCGACGAACCGGACCTGCGTGCTAAGGCCTTCACGCTTTCCTCTAACAAGTGGCCGCACTTGGGCGAGCGCGAAGGTTTCCTCGTGCGTGCGTCCTTCGGCCGCTTTGGCGATGACGCACTTGTCCGCGCGGACGAGGATGATCTCGTGGACTATGCCCTTGATGACCTGCAAAAGATCACTGGCTTCGACGGGCGTGCTGCCGGCGTGGAAGAGATCTACACGCAGCGCTGGTTCGGCGGTATCCCTCGCTACGACGAGAAGTACCTGTCTACGCTCGCTGCTGTCCGCGCCGCGCTTGCCGACGTCTCCGGCATCGCCGCCACCGGCGCCTGGGCAGGCGGTGTGGGCGTGCCCGCCGTCATCGCTGATGCCCGAGCCGCTGCGCAGGGGCTTGTCAGCTAG
- a CDS encoding ATP-binding cassette domain-containing protein, translated as MPISFSHLTVTWPDGTRCFTDLTGSFSSHFTGLVGANGSGKSTLAKVLAGLIAPTSGTVSAGSVSYVDQDLGLHTSDTIADVFGATEILSAIARIEAGEYSEELAAAVGEQWDLAERIEAALNAAGIPFPLERTIGTLSGGEAVTVALTAAFFRKPDFLILDEPTNNLDSESRQRLLELIRTAPIPVLVVSHDRELLEHADSIAELYHGTLREFEGNYSSYRATIDAEQDSAQAKVRETKAEHRKQIRERAAMQTRLARDARRGKNFANSKRKPGMAMGNDKNRSERSAAGRSQQANDAVTAAQSAHDKAQRALRDDTHVHIDLPGTELPAGTRVLVSDLLSITGPERVRLAGPNGSGKTTFLNRVARGDVEYALPCGYIRQRIVLPEEKSVFDIVREANPNADPQFLRDQLAQMLFINDKIHQPVGQLSGGERFRVEIARVLLSDPAPRFLLLDEPTNNLDIPTTDWLVEVLTSYRGAFILVSHDEHVCEQLNLTTTVSMDDYNSLRETEYLLRSVRNAERLRGSIDQLKASDKRHQP; from the coding sequence ATGCCTATTTCTTTTTCTCATCTCACCGTCACCTGGCCCGACGGCACCCGCTGTTTCACGGATCTCACCGGCTCGTTTTCCTCGCACTTCACGGGCTTAGTGGGGGCGAATGGTTCCGGAAAATCAACGCTGGCCAAGGTACTTGCAGGCCTCATTGCCCCGACTTCGGGAACGGTATCCGCGGGCTCAGTCAGCTATGTCGACCAGGATTTAGGCCTCCACACGTCTGACACCATCGCCGATGTCTTTGGCGCGACAGAGATCCTCAGCGCCATTGCCCGCATTGAGGCTGGCGAATACTCAGAAGAGCTCGCCGCCGCTGTTGGTGAGCAGTGGGACCTAGCAGAGCGTATTGAAGCAGCTCTCAACGCTGCGGGTATCCCCTTCCCCTTAGAGCGCACCATCGGGACACTGTCAGGCGGTGAAGCCGTGACCGTGGCGCTGACCGCAGCTTTCTTTCGCAAGCCGGATTTCCTGATCCTCGACGAGCCCACCAATAACCTGGACTCCGAATCACGCCAGCGCTTACTCGAGCTCATTCGCACCGCACCGATACCGGTTCTCGTCGTCTCACACGACCGCGAACTCCTCGAGCACGCGGATAGCATTGCGGAGCTCTACCACGGAACTCTGCGCGAGTTCGAGGGAAACTACTCCTCCTACCGCGCAACGATTGATGCCGAGCAGGATTCCGCGCAGGCCAAGGTCCGGGAAACCAAGGCCGAACACCGCAAACAAATTCGCGAGCGCGCCGCCATGCAGACCCGCCTTGCTCGCGATGCCCGCCGCGGCAAGAATTTCGCCAACTCGAAGCGCAAACCCGGCATGGCCATGGGCAATGACAAGAACCGTTCTGAGCGCTCCGCTGCCGGGCGTTCTCAACAGGCCAACGATGCAGTGACTGCCGCCCAGTCGGCGCACGACAAGGCGCAGCGCGCGCTTCGCGACGACACCCATGTCCACATCGACCTCCCCGGCACTGAGCTGCCCGCGGGAACCCGCGTGCTCGTGAGCGATCTGCTCAGCATTACTGGCCCCGAGCGCGTTCGCCTCGCCGGCCCCAACGGCAGCGGCAAGACCACATTTCTCAACCGCGTTGCTCGCGGCGACGTCGAGTACGCGCTGCCCTGCGGGTACATCCGCCAGCGCATCGTCTTGCCTGAAGAGAAATCGGTGTTCGACATCGTCCGGGAGGCCAACCCCAACGCGGACCCGCAATTCCTGCGCGACCAGCTGGCCCAGATGCTCTTCATCAACGACAAGATCCACCAGCCGGTGGGACAGCTTTCCGGTGGCGAGCGCTTCCGCGTCGAAATCGCCCGAGTCCTGCTCAGCGATCCGGCCCCGCGCTTTCTGCTCCTCGACGAGCCGACGAACAACCTCGACATCCCCACCACCGACTGGCTGGTTGAGGTGCTCACGAGCTACCGCGGGGCATTCATTCTGGTCAGCCACGATGAGCACGTGTGCGAGCAGCTAAACCTCACAACGACCGTTTCCATGGATGACTACAACTCGCTCCGCGAAACGGAATATCTTCTGCGTTCCGTTCGCAACGCAGAGCGTCTGCGTGGCTCCATCGACCAGCTGAAAGCATCTGACAAAAGGCATCAACCATAA
- a CDS encoding ABC transporter permease, protein MRALSRLGDGIWYLILAGIVIGFGYTGWHELSAVLPAIPARITLTGIAPIAGIVGLLALMVLTEVLYPLRALSRERWVYVDRPRGKLRGTDWITWTQLIGFGILGLGICVSTELSPWFALVVPALRFAVGWRSFTLASLLSAGRTRLVGGSGLGLLDSEVTSDAIASQSAWIPRRAHAPSTLSGLFFRRLGRRWYIGVGALAALGLTLGLAPQFGALAMVGFMSAWGIVGAAVGRAASFGRVNDDAWPDWGLPLIASVGTALLGAGILALVWKLSAIAVALIIAGLSWASFKRSRPARVDSMSMLDSGGFGVSFSPEVLHYVTRGALGLGVAALALGH, encoded by the coding sequence ATGCGCGCTCTATCTCGACTGGGCGACGGTATCTGGTACCTCATTCTCGCCGGCATCGTCATCGGCTTCGGCTACACAGGATGGCACGAGCTCAGCGCAGTTCTACCTGCCATCCCGGCGCGCATCACGCTGACTGGTATCGCTCCGATTGCCGGCATCGTGGGACTGCTCGCGCTCATGGTGCTCACCGAAGTTCTCTATCCCCTGCGCGCGCTATCCCGGGAGCGTTGGGTGTACGTTGATCGCCCGCGCGGCAAGCTCCGTGGTACGGACTGGATCACATGGACGCAGCTGATCGGCTTCGGGATCTTGGGCCTCGGCATCTGCGTGTCCACCGAGCTATCCCCGTGGTTCGCGCTGGTAGTCCCGGCCCTGCGTTTTGCCGTGGGGTGGCGCTCGTTCACGCTGGCTTCGCTTCTCAGCGCTGGGCGCACGCGCCTAGTCGGCGGTTCTGGCCTGGGCCTTCTCGATTCGGAAGTCACCTCTGATGCCATTGCGAGCCAGTCCGCCTGGATTCCTCGTCGCGCCCATGCGCCCTCCACGTTGTCTGGTCTCTTCTTCCGTCGTTTGGGACGACGGTGGTACATCGGCGTCGGTGCGCTCGCGGCCCTCGGCTTGACGTTGGGGCTCGCCCCACAGTTCGGGGCGCTGGCTATGGTCGGCTTCATGTCTGCGTGGGGCATCGTTGGCGCGGCGGTTGGGCGCGCCGCCTCCTTCGGCCGCGTCAACGACGATGCATGGCCAGACTGGGGCCTTCCCCTTATAGCTTCTGTGGGCACGGCACTCCTTGGCGCCGGTATCCTCGCCTTGGTGTGGAAGCTCTCTGCCATCGCAGTGGCGCTCATCATCGCCGGTCTTAGCTGGGCGTCGTTTAAGCGTTCCCGCCCGGCACGGGTAGACAGCATGTCCATGCTGGATAGCGGCGGCTTCGGCGTCTCCTTCTCCCCCGAGGTGCTGCACTACGTTACCCGCGGCGCTCTCGGTCTTGGCGTGGCGGCCCTTGCGCTGGGGCATTAG